The following are encoded in a window of Trichomycterus rosablanca isolate fTriRos1 chromosome 13, fTriRos1.hap1, whole genome shotgun sequence genomic DNA:
- the pax1a gene encoding paired box protein Pax-1a: MEQTYGEVNQLGGVFVNGRPLPNAIRLRIVELAQLGIRPCDISRQLRVSHGCVSKILARYNETGSILPGAIGGSKPRVTTPNVVKSIREYKQGDPGIFAWEIRDRLLGDGVCDKYNVPSVSSISRILRNKIGNLSQPNQYESSKQAAPQPSLTYNHLYQYTYPNAMSPTGTKMGNPPGVPVTGGHVSIPRGWPSAHTVSNILGIRAFMDPTAIAGSDGYTPKMEDWGSVNRGAFPSTHGVNGIDKSIEADIKYPQPSSTLSSYVAPCAYSPSNQYGVYSGAAGSYVSPGHHWQAQGTSAMSIHSGEIHSAMPFKHTNRDGDRKPQSPLSKQQHETLSTIHGLSLPTSSS; the protein is encoded by the exons ATGG AGCAAACCTATGGCGAGGTGAACCAGTTAGGAGGGGTTTTTGTCAACGGCCGGCCTCTGCCCAATGCCATCCGACTAAGAATAGTGGAATTAGCCCAGCTCGGGATCCGACCGTGCGATATCAGCCGACAACTTCGTGTTTCCCACGGCTGTGTGAGCAAGATCCTGGCTCGATACAACGAAACCGGCTCCATATTGCCCGGCGCAATTGGAGGCAGCAAGCCTCGCGTTACGACGCCTAATGTGGTAAAAAGCATACGGGAGTACAAGCAAGGAGACCCAGGGATTTTTGCTTGGGAGATTCGGGACCGACTGCTTGGAGACGGAGTATGTGATAAATACAACGTGCCCTCTGTCAGCTCCATCAGCAGGATATTAAGGAACAAGATTGGCAACCTTTCCCAGCCCAACCAGTACGAAAGTTCTAAGCAAGCAGCGCCTCAGCCGAGCCTAACATACAATCATTTATATCAGTACACCTACCCCAATGCCATGTCTCCTACTGGAACTAAAATGGGCAATCCTCCCGGTGTCCCTGTCACCGGAGGACATGTTAGTATACCGCGCGGCTGGCCTTCAGCACACACCGTCAGCAACATTCTCGGCATCAGGGCTTTCATGGACCCCACAG CCATTGCTGGTAGTGATGGCTACACGCCGAAAATGGAGGACTGGGGTAGTGTAAACCGAGGAGCATTTCCCTCCACACATGGAGTCAACGGAATAGACAAATCCATTGAGGCAGACATAAAGTACCCTCAG cCTTCATCGACTCTGTCTAGTTACGTTGCACCGTGTGCCTACTCCCCCTCGAATCAGTATGGTGTGTATAGTGGTGCAGCAGGCAGCTATGTGAGTCCCGGGCACCACTGGCAGGCTCAGGGAACGAGTGCCATGAGCATCCATTCGGGTGAAATCCATTCTGCCATGCCCTTCAAACACACCAACCGAGATG GAGACAGAAAGCCCCAGAGTCCCCTCAGTAAGCAGCAGCACGAAACGCTCAGCACTATACACGGACTCAGCCTTCCTACGTCATCATCGTAG